The Streptomyces pactum genome contains a region encoding:
- a CDS encoding 4Fe-4S dicluster domain-containing protein: MKKLASSAALSERADRIAQRSRADNWKKPPRRIESSECITCDSCLRGCPAEFGAIFDRGLDVVIVPELCSGCPACVLECPVDCIYVDEDWSPTDDAMWNHIELTAERAA; this comes from the coding sequence GTGAAGAAGCTTGCCTCGTCTGCCGCACTGTCGGAACGCGCCGACCGCATCGCCCAGCGCTCCCGCGCCGACAACTGGAAGAAACCCCCGCGGCGCATCGAGTCGTCCGAGTGCATCACCTGCGACAGTTGCCTGCGCGGCTGTCCCGCGGAGTTCGGCGCCATCTTCGACCGGGGCCTGGACGTGGTGATCGTCCCCGAACTCTGCTCGGGCTGCCCCGCCTGCGTGCTCGAGTGCCCGGTCGACTGCATCTACGTCGACGAGGACTGGTCCCCGACCGACGACGCGATGTGGAACCACATCGAACTCACCGCCGAGAGGGCCGCATGA
- the purB gene encoding adenylosuccinate lyase encodes MLARYTLPEMAHLFTDRSRYATWVRVEILASQAQAALGRVPHEAVEDMRRARVPDPERVAEIERERDHEVLSFLAAYCEDIPASSACWVHHGMTSYDLVDTALGHTLARATDLLTGATRRLRRVLTERALEHWDTVMVGRTHGVHAEPTTFGHKLAGHAFAVDRSLGRLAAAREAVAVGTVSGSVGTYALIDPRVEEHVLAALGLAAEPAPSQVVARDRHAQLLQAVATLGACVEQIALELRLLQRTEVREVEERRTGAYQGSSAMPHKRNPTTSERLCGLARLLRGYADTAVENVALWHERDLAHQCVERVILPDSLCAGHFQVTRAADLVASLTVDADRMRAHIDQTDGLVHSSAVLADLLGEGMEREHAYRSVQAAAGHTLATGEHFGAALAKEGIGPAPLGAERFLVHHDVIRTRLEKLHELED; translated from the coding sequence ATGCTTGCCCGATACACGCTGCCCGAGATGGCCCACCTCTTCACCGACCGCTCCCGCTACGCCACCTGGGTGCGGGTGGAGATCCTCGCCTCCCAGGCGCAGGCCGCCCTGGGCCGCGTACCGCACGAGGCGGTCGAGGACATGCGCCGCGCCCGCGTCCCGGACCCCGAGCGGGTCGCCGAGATCGAACGGGAACGCGACCACGAGGTGCTCTCCTTCCTCGCCGCCTACTGCGAGGACATCCCCGCCTCCTCCGCGTGCTGGGTGCACCACGGCATGACCAGCTACGACCTCGTCGACACCGCCCTGGGCCACACCCTGGCCCGCGCCACCGACCTGCTCACCGGCGCCACCCGGCGGCTGCGCCGGGTGCTGACCGAACGGGCCCTGGAGCACTGGGACACCGTCATGGTGGGCCGCACCCACGGCGTGCACGCCGAGCCCACCACCTTCGGGCACAAACTCGCCGGCCACGCCTTCGCCGTGGACCGCTCGCTCGGCCGGCTCGCCGCCGCCCGCGAGGCCGTCGCCGTCGGCACCGTCTCCGGCTCCGTCGGCACCTACGCGCTGATCGACCCGCGCGTCGAGGAGCACGTCCTGGCCGCCCTGGGCCTGGCCGCCGAGCCCGCGCCCAGCCAGGTCGTCGCCCGGGACCGGCACGCCCAGCTCCTGCAGGCCGTGGCCACACTGGGCGCCTGCGTGGAACAGATCGCCCTGGAACTGCGGCTGCTGCAGCGCACCGAGGTCCGCGAGGTCGAGGAACGGCGCACCGGCGCCTACCAGGGCTCCAGCGCCATGCCCCACAAACGCAACCCCACCACGAGCGAACGCCTGTGCGGGCTGGCCCGCCTGCTGCGCGGCTACGCCGACACCGCGGTGGAGAACGTGGCGCTCTGGCACGAACGCGACCTCGCCCACCAGTGCGTGGAGCGGGTGATCCTGCCCGACAGCCTCTGCGCCGGCCACTTCCAGGTCACCAGGGCCGCCGACCTGGTGGCCTCGCTCACCGTCGACGCCGACCGGATGCGCGCACACATCGACCAGACCGACGGCCTCGTCCACAGCTCCGCGGTCCTCGCCGACCTCCTCGGCGAGGGCATGGAGCGCGAACACGCCTACCGCAGCGTGCAGGCCGCGGCCGGCCACACCCTGGCGACGGGCGAGCACTTCGGCGCGGCCCTGGCCAAGGAGGGCATCGGCCCGGCCCCCCTCGGTGCCGAGCGCTTCCTCGTCCACCACGATGTGATCCGCACCCGTCTGGAGAAACTGCATGAACTGGAAGACTGA
- a CDS encoding VOC family protein translates to MDLTLHTSSLPHDDPDAALAFYRDVLGFEVRSDVGHGRTRWITVGPAGRPDTALLLAPVAADPSVTESERGTVLEMMAKGTYGWVMLATGDLDATFEKVQAADAEVVQEPVLQPYGVRDCAFRDPAGNLVRIRELRRDLG, encoded by the coding sequence ATGGACCTCACCCTTCATACGAGTTCCCTGCCGCACGACGACCCGGACGCCGCCCTGGCCTTCTACCGCGACGTCCTCGGCTTCGAAGTCCGCAGCGACGTGGGGCACGGCAGGACGCGCTGGATCACGGTCGGCCCCGCCGGCCGGCCGGACACCGCCCTCCTGCTGGCGCCGGTGGCCGCCGACCCCTCGGTCACCGAGTCGGAACGCGGCACCGTCCTGGAGATGATGGCCAAGGGCACCTACGGCTGGGTCATGCTCGCCACCGGGGACCTCGACGCCACGTTCGAAAAGGTGCAGGCGGCCGACGCCGAGGTCGTCCAGGAGCCGGTCCTCCAGCCGTACGGCGTGCGCGACTGCGCGTTCCGTGACCCCGCGGGCAACCTGGTCCGCATCCGGGAACTGCGCCGCGACCTCGGCTGA
- a CDS encoding GNAT family N-acetyltransferase: MNWKTDRVEGAALDPAEVLAVYHASGLAERRPVEDPERFAAMVANANLVLAARDEEGTLLGIVRAMSDFSYVTYVCDIAVVRERQRSGIGRALIDATREAAPAAKLVLLSAPAAVDYYPHIGFTRHASAWVLNP; encoded by the coding sequence ATGAACTGGAAGACTGACCGCGTCGAGGGGGCCGCCCTCGACCCGGCCGAAGTCCTCGCCGTCTACCACGCCTCCGGCCTCGCCGAGCGGCGCCCGGTCGAGGACCCAGAACGGTTCGCCGCCATGGTCGCGAACGCCAACCTCGTCCTGGCCGCCCGCGACGAGGAGGGCACGCTCCTGGGCATCGTGCGCGCCATGTCCGACTTCTCCTACGTCACCTACGTCTGCGACATCGCCGTCGTACGGGAGCGCCAGCGCTCCGGCATCGGCCGCGCCCTGATCGACGCCACGCGGGAGGCGGCACCGGCCGCCAAACTGGTCCTCCTGTCCGCGCCCGCGGCCGTCGACTACTACCCGCACATCGGGTTCACGCGCCACGCGTCGGCCTGGGTCCTCAACCCGTAG
- a CDS encoding FAD-dependent monooxygenase, translating to MQDTTMDADVIVVGAGPTGLMLAGELRLGGAEVIVLDKLAEPTGQSRGLGFTARAMEVFDQRGLLPRFGQGESLEVSPVGHFGGVQFDFTALEGAHFGARGIPQSQTEAVLAAWAADLGADIRRGCELLALADGFLDGDHVEVTVATTDGVRRLRASHLVGCDGGKSTVRKLAGIGFPGTEATRAMFLADVTGCDLKPRYLGETLPNGMVMAAPLKEGVHRVIVCPHGAAARSADDTVTFEEVAKAWEHITGEDISGGGAEWVSFFSDATRQAAEYRRGRVLLAGDAAHIHLPAGGQGLSTGVQDAANLGWKLAAVVTGRAGEDLLATYHAERHPVGRRLLMNTRAQGMVFLGGDQAEPLRRILTELTGYDTVRRHLAGIVSHLDIRYDITATATATGADAATGADADADAGAGAGAGAGAGHPLLGRRLGKLPLTGPGGESDTFRLLHAGRGVLLDLADDPGVRAAAAAWTGRVDVVTATARTADRGAVFAGAEAVLIRPDGHVAWTGTGGAAGLGTALARWFGTPARA from the coding sequence ATGCAGGACACCACGATGGACGCCGACGTCATCGTCGTAGGCGCAGGCCCGACCGGACTGATGCTCGCGGGCGAACTCCGCCTGGGCGGAGCCGAAGTGATCGTGCTCGACAAACTGGCCGAGCCCACCGGCCAGTCCCGGGGCCTGGGCTTCACCGCCCGCGCCATGGAGGTCTTCGACCAGCGCGGACTCCTGCCCCGCTTCGGGCAGGGCGAGAGCCTGGAGGTCAGCCCCGTCGGCCACTTCGGCGGAGTCCAGTTCGACTTCACCGCCCTGGAAGGCGCCCACTTCGGCGCCCGCGGCATCCCGCAGAGCCAGACCGAGGCGGTCCTCGCCGCGTGGGCCGCCGACCTCGGCGCCGACATCCGCCGCGGCTGCGAGTTGCTCGCCCTCGCCGACGGCTTCCTCGACGGCGACCACGTCGAGGTCACCGTGGCGACCACGGACGGCGTACGGCGGCTGCGCGCCTCCCACCTGGTGGGCTGCGACGGCGGCAAGAGCACGGTGCGCAAGCTCGCCGGCATCGGCTTCCCCGGCACCGAGGCGACCCGCGCGATGTTCCTCGCCGACGTCACCGGCTGCGACCTCAAGCCCCGCTACCTCGGCGAGACCCTCCCCAACGGCATGGTGATGGCCGCCCCCCTCAAGGAGGGCGTGCACCGCGTCATCGTCTGCCCGCACGGCGCCGCCGCCCGCAGCGCCGACGACACCGTCACCTTCGAAGAGGTCGCCAAGGCCTGGGAGCACATCACCGGCGAGGACATCAGCGGCGGCGGCGCCGAGTGGGTCAGCTTCTTCAGCGACGCCACCCGCCAGGCCGCCGAGTACCGGCGCGGCCGGGTGCTGCTCGCCGGGGACGCCGCCCACATCCACCTGCCCGCCGGCGGGCAGGGCCTGAGCACCGGCGTGCAGGACGCCGCCAACCTCGGCTGGAAACTCGCCGCCGTCGTCACCGGCCGGGCCGGCGAGGACCTCCTGGCCACCTACCACGCCGAGCGTCACCCGGTGGGCCGCCGCCTGCTGATGAACACCCGCGCCCAGGGCATGGTCTTCCTCGGCGGCGACCAGGCCGAGCCGCTGCGCCGGATCCTCACCGAACTCACCGGCTACGACACGGTCCGCCGCCACCTCGCGGGCATCGTCTCCCACCTCGACATCCGCTACGACATCACCGCCACCGCCACCGCCACCGGCGCCGATGCCGCCACCGGCGCCGATGCCGATGCCGATGCCGGTGCCGGTGCCGGTGCCGGTGCCGGTGCCGGCCATCCGCTGCTCGGCCGCCGCCTGGGCAAGCTCCCGCTGACCGGACCCGGCGGCGAGAGCGACACCTTCCGGCTGCTGCACGCCGGACGCGGCGTCCTGCTCGACCTCGCCGACGACCCCGGCGTGCGCGCGGCCGCCGCAGCCTGGACCGGCCGCGTCGACGTCGTGACGGCCACCGCCCGCACGGCCGACCGCGGCGCCGTGTTCGCGGGCGCCGAGGCGGTGCTCATCCGCCCCGACGGCCACGTCGCCTGGACCGGCACCGGCGGCGCCGCCGGCCTGGGGACCGCCCTCGCCCGCTGGTTCGGCACGCCCGCCCGGGCATGA
- a CDS encoding glutamine synthetase family protein, translated as MYARSWSSPAAQGSVGRPSFVAGHGLWDQARIAAAELIEASLADLDLVRLVFGDPHGLARSKTLTAEAFRGVLRNGMNFSPGPYLFDTGHAVAVDFLGEHGIGVDEIAGAGNFILVPDPLTFHELPGGDARTAWVIGDEYLRDGSPHPLSSRAVLRHVVDRYTERDLAPVLGLEVEWYLTRRLDDAPGNTGNGFGLQGRPPRVAALNAGYQFNLDGHYDTVAPLTDPLALHLLALGLPLRSMEHESGPGQVETTFSPMSALDTADAMLLFRTVTKSWCARRGHHASFMSQPLLDAADPSGWHLNQSVAHLASGSNLFGTEDPSDGLSPHGKAYAEGLLNWARDLFLLSVPTVNGYRRLAPEHTLAPTRLGWSQEDRSAMVRVVGHGAGAHLENRIGEPCANPYLAIAAQLFAGLEGLTAPAAPADATGAAPCHGTGGVPRHLREALDAFRAGRAAQLLGEPLTACLTKLKESELRRYEAWCLQAAPAPGRVTEWEQREYFGAY; from the coding sequence ATGTACGCCAGGTCATGGTCCTCGCCCGCCGCGCAGGGCAGCGTCGGGCGGCCCTCGTTCGTGGCCGGTCACGGGCTGTGGGACCAAGCCCGCATCGCCGCCGCCGAGCTGATCGAGGCGAGCCTCGCCGACCTCGACCTCGTGCGCCTCGTCTTCGGCGACCCCCACGGTCTGGCCCGCTCCAAGACCCTCACCGCCGAGGCGTTTCGCGGCGTGCTGCGCAACGGCATGAACTTCAGTCCCGGGCCGTACCTCTTCGACACCGGCCACGCCGTCGCCGTCGACTTCCTCGGCGAGCACGGCATCGGCGTCGACGAGATCGCCGGCGCCGGGAACTTCATCCTGGTCCCGGACCCCCTCACCTTCCACGAGCTGCCCGGCGGCGACGCCCGCACCGCCTGGGTGATCGGCGACGAGTACCTGCGCGACGGCAGCCCCCACCCGCTCTCGTCACGGGCCGTGCTGCGCCACGTCGTCGACCGCTACACCGAGCGGGACCTCGCCCCCGTCCTCGGCCTCGAAGTCGAGTGGTACCTCACCCGCCGCCTCGACGACGCTCCCGGCAACACGGGCAACGGCTTCGGACTGCAGGGCCGGCCACCGCGCGTGGCCGCCCTGAACGCCGGCTACCAGTTCAACCTCGACGGCCACTACGACACCGTCGCCCCCCTCACCGACCCGCTCGCCCTGCACCTGCTCGCCCTCGGGCTGCCGCTGCGGTCGATGGAGCACGAGTCGGGGCCCGGGCAGGTCGAGACGACGTTCAGCCCGATGTCCGCGCTGGACACCGCCGACGCGATGCTGCTCTTCCGCACGGTCACCAAGAGCTGGTGCGCCCGGCGCGGGCACCACGCCTCCTTCATGTCGCAGCCGCTCCTGGACGCCGCCGACCCCAGCGGCTGGCACCTCAACCAGTCCGTCGCACACCTCGCCTCCGGCAGCAACCTGTTCGGCACCGAGGACCCCTCGGACGGCCTGTCCCCGCACGGCAAGGCGTACGCGGAGGGACTGCTGAACTGGGCCCGCGACCTGTTCCTGCTCTCGGTGCCCACCGTCAACGGCTACCGTCGCCTGGCCCCCGAACACACCCTCGCACCCACCCGGCTCGGCTGGAGCCAGGAAGACCGCAGCGCGATGGTCCGCGTCGTCGGCCACGGCGCCGGCGCCCACCTCGAGAACCGGATCGGCGAGCCGTGCGCCAACCCCTACCTCGCCATCGCCGCCCAGCTGTTCGCGGGCCTGGAGGGCCTCACCGCCCCGGCCGCACCCGCGGACGCCACCGGTGCCGCGCCCTGCCACGGCACCGGCGGCGTACCGCGGCACCTGCGCGAGGCCCTCGACGCCTTCCGCGCCGGCCGCGCCGCCCAACTGCTCGGCGAGCCGCTCACCGCCTGCCTCACCAAACTCAAGGAGAGCGAACTGCGCCGCTACGAGGCCTGGTGCCTGCAGGCCGCACCCGCGCCCGGACGGGTCACCGAGTGGGAGCAGCGGGAGTACTTCGGCGCCTACTGA
- a CDS encoding amidase produces MTARGVSHTGQLLRRGELSALEHTTAVLDAIREQDTLDAYVSVAGEEALRAAERADARIRKLGADAWRTMPLLGVTVSVKDLLQTHDLPTARGSLLPNDRPRRDTPAVARLRAAGAVVVGKTATSEYGWSASTVSRAAPPTRNPYDPRLSAGGSSGGAAAAVATGLCDGALGTDGSGSIRIPAAFCGVVGYKPSLGRIPYVPNSADRLAHQGPLARTVADAALLATVMAGPHPADPDSGLGSLDAPRTKRVLRIGWIEYEGTADEVRHVTEPARLALRAQGHLVEDVEVRCARLYPALVDLLAAFEAAGARPEDDERADPGRLEVIRHGRTLGGADVIRAEEVRQGLRATLRTVMDHYDVLAMATVPVEPFATGAFAPPWAADARDLQWLAWAPASYPFNMTGQPALSLPAGLTRSGLPVGLQLVGPVGADDLVLRLAGHLESDLGTPVPPHPRVLQPAAAR; encoded by the coding sequence ATGACCGCCCGCGGCGTCAGCCACACCGGACAACTCCTGCGACGGGGCGAGCTGTCCGCCCTCGAACACACCACCGCCGTCCTGGACGCCATCCGCGAACAGGACACCCTCGACGCCTACGTGTCCGTCGCGGGCGAGGAGGCACTGCGCGCGGCCGAACGCGCGGACGCCCGGATCCGCAAACTGGGCGCCGACGCCTGGCGGACCATGCCGCTGCTCGGCGTCACCGTCTCCGTCAAGGACCTGCTGCAGACCCACGACCTGCCCACCGCACGCGGCTCGCTGCTGCCCAACGACCGGCCCCGCCGGGACACGCCCGCCGTGGCCCGGCTGCGCGCCGCCGGGGCCGTCGTCGTCGGCAAGACCGCCACCTCCGAATACGGCTGGAGCGCCTCGACCGTCAGCCGGGCCGCCCCGCCCACCCGCAACCCCTACGACCCGCGCCTGAGCGCGGGCGGCTCCAGCGGCGGCGCCGCGGCCGCGGTGGCCACGGGCCTGTGCGACGGCGCCCTGGGCACCGACGGATCCGGATCGATCCGGATCCCCGCCGCGTTCTGCGGCGTCGTCGGCTACAAACCGTCCCTGGGCCGCATCCCGTACGTCCCCAACAGCGCCGACCGGCTCGCCCACCAGGGCCCCCTCGCCCGTACCGTCGCCGACGCCGCGCTGCTCGCCACGGTCATGGCGGGCCCGCACCCGGCCGACCCCGACTCCGGCCTCGGCTCCCTGGACGCGCCGCGCACCAAACGGGTACTGAGGATCGGCTGGATCGAGTACGAGGGCACCGCCGACGAGGTCCGCCACGTCACCGAACCCGCCCGCCTGGCCCTGCGGGCACAGGGCCACCTGGTCGAGGACGTCGAGGTGCGCTGCGCCCGCCTGTACCCCGCCCTCGTCGACCTCCTCGCCGCCTTCGAGGCGGCCGGGGCCCGCCCCGAGGACGACGAACGGGCCGACCCCGGCCGCCTGGAGGTGATCCGGCACGGGCGCACGCTCGGCGGCGCCGACGTGATCCGGGCCGAGGAGGTCCGCCAGGGCCTGCGCGCCACCCTGCGCACCGTCATGGACCACTACGACGTCCTCGCCATGGCCACCGTGCCCGTCGAGCCGTTCGCCACCGGCGCCTTCGCCCCGCCCTGGGCGGCCGACGCCCGGGACCTGCAGTGGCTGGCCTGGGCGCCCGCCTCGTACCCCTTCAACATGACCGGCCAGCCGGCCCTGTCGCTGCCCGCCGGCCTCACCCGCTCCGGCCTGCCGGTGGGCCTGCAACTGGTCGGGCCCGTCGGCGCCGACGACCTGGTCCTCCGGCTCGCCGGGCACCTGGAGTCGGACCTCGGCACACCGGTGCCGCCCCACCCGCGCGTTCTGCAGCCCGCGGCCGCCCGGTAA
- a CDS encoding helix-turn-helix transcriptional regulator: MCHPAWRQALIAAQRLLDLARLRRVRDRIDREFARPLDVEALARDAGMPPGQLARQFREAYGQSPYAYLTARRVEHAMVLLRHGDHAPGELRLAVGCPSTAALVTRFTELAGMPPGVYRRRAAAGGAGLPWRVTAPGASSSRNEEARRVLRG, from the coding sequence GTGTGCCACCCCGCATGGAGGCAGGCGCTGATCGCCGCGCAGCGTCTGCTCGATCTCGCGCGCCTGCGCCGCGTCCGCGACCGGATCGACCGGGAGTTCGCGCGGCCGCTGGACGTCGAGGCGCTCGCCCGCGACGCGGGCATGCCGCCCGGGCAGCTCGCCCGGCAGTTCCGGGAGGCCTACGGCCAGTCGCCGTACGCCTATCTGACGGCGCGCCGCGTCGAGCACGCGATGGTGCTGCTGCGGCACGGCGACCACGCTCCGGGCGAGCTCCGCCTCGCGGTCGGCTGCCCGTCGACGGCCGCGCTCGTCACCCGCTTCACGGAGCTGGCCGGCATGCCGCCCGGTGTCTACCGGCGCCGCGCGGCGGCCGGCGGCGCGGGGCTGCCGTGGCGGGTGACGGCGCCGGGGGCGTCATCGAGCAGGAATGAAGAAGCCCGGCGGGTGCTCCGCGGCTAG
- a CDS encoding methyltransferase, which yields MPLPPARVVRAVEGVRTGLQRLARRLAPAPFSLLEMVQGAMLSQAVYAAAELRVAEALRDGPLPAERLAERVGAHPETLHRLMRLLASNGVFAERGNGDFALSAMGAALLEDAPVSMRGIAVLMGHPVHWEDWSHFVDAVRTGEPSLPKLRGMTAFEFLEAEPEYGEVFMKGMGAMSATESEPVLAAYDFSRFGTVVDFCAGRGELLAGILRKSPGVRGILSDPRAGANGAADYLAEQGVADRCRVVAADLFGPVPGGGDAYVLKHIVHDWPEEQALEILRNVRAAMRPGGRLLLMEMVVPDKPNAAHPSKLVDLWLMLLVGGKERTGAQYGKLLARAGFRLERIVQTPGAISVVEASPR from the coding sequence ATGCCCCTGCCGCCCGCCCGCGTCGTGCGGGCCGTCGAAGGCGTGCGTACCGGTCTGCAGCGGCTGGCACGGAGGCTGGCCCCCGCACCGTTCTCGCTGCTCGAGATGGTCCAGGGCGCCATGCTCAGCCAGGCCGTCTACGCCGCCGCGGAGCTGCGCGTCGCCGAGGCGCTGAGGGACGGTCCGCTGCCCGCCGAACGGCTCGCCGAGCGTGTCGGTGCCCACCCGGAGACGCTGCACCGGCTGATGCGGCTGCTCGCCTCGAACGGCGTCTTCGCCGAACGCGGGAACGGCGACTTCGCCCTGTCCGCGATGGGGGCCGCGCTGCTCGAGGACGCGCCGGTGTCGATGCGCGGCATCGCGGTGCTGATGGGCCACCCGGTCCACTGGGAGGACTGGTCGCACTTCGTGGACGCGGTGCGTACCGGCGAGCCGAGCCTGCCCAAGCTGCGCGGCATGACGGCCTTCGAGTTCCTGGAGGCCGAGCCGGAGTACGGCGAGGTGTTCATGAAGGGCATGGGCGCCATGTCCGCCACCGAGAGCGAGCCGGTCCTGGCGGCGTACGACTTCTCGCGGTTCGGCACGGTCGTCGACTTCTGCGCGGGCCGCGGCGAGCTGCTCGCCGGGATCCTGCGGAAGTCGCCGGGCGTGCGGGGGATCCTCTCCGATCCCCGGGCGGGTGCGAACGGGGCGGCGGACTACCTGGCCGAGCAGGGGGTCGCCGACCGCTGTCGGGTGGTGGCCGCCGATCTGTTCGGGCCGGTGCCCGGGGGCGGGGACGCCTACGTCCTCAAGCACATCGTGCACGACTGGCCCGAGGAGCAGGCCCTGGAGATCCTGCGCAACGTGCGGGCCGCGATGCGGCCGGGCGGGCGGCTGCTGCTGATGGAGATGGTCGTGCCGGACAAGCCGAACGCCGCCCACCCCTCGAAGCTGGTCGACCTGTGGCTGATGCTGCTCGTGGGCGGCAAGGAGCGCACGGGGGCCCAGTACGGAAAGCTGCTGGCCCGGGCGGGCTTCCGGCTGGAGCGCATCGTGCAGACGCCGGGTGCGATCTCGGTCGTGGAGGCGAGCCCGCGGTAG
- a CDS encoding enediyne antibiotic chromoprotein yields MQIRSRLTKSGLLGAAAVAALAFSAAPASAAPAVTASPGSGLSDGQSVTVTGTGFPAGAEVAVAQCRENTTCTDTLTRATVGADGGFTAPYTVREQFTATDWSTGTGTPVTVDCGTQQCQLVAYQESTGPVGTGISFG; encoded by the coding sequence ATGCAGATCCGCTCGCGTCTGACCAAGTCCGGCCTGCTGGGCGCCGCCGCCGTGGCCGCCCTCGCCTTCTCGGCAGCCCCGGCCTCCGCGGCGCCGGCGGTGACCGCCTCGCCCGGCAGCGGCCTGTCCGACGGCCAGTCCGTGACCGTGACCGGCACCGGCTTCCCGGCGGGCGCCGAGGTCGCCGTGGCGCAGTGCCGGGAGAACACCACGTGCACCGACACGCTGACGAGGGCCACCGTCGGCGCCGACGGCGGCTTCACCGCCCCCTACACGGTGCGCGAGCAGTTCACGGCCACCGACTGGAGCACCGGCACCGGCACCCCCGTGACCGTGGACTGCGGCACGCAGCAGTGCCAGTTGGTCGCCTACCAGGAGAGCACCGGTCCGGTCGGCACCGGCATCTCCTTCGGCTGA
- a CDS encoding response regulator transcription factor: protein MTHTSAQALLDTRPPAGPAPALPRPAQEHEPAATGPGAAVSMPSGRRVLVVDADTACADSLVTQLRRHGHEALGVRRGQDVLRAHEDADLVLLDLELPDLDGLEVCRALRAVSRVPVIIVTARASELDCVLGLQAGADDYVAKPYGLRELMARIEAVMRRAAWQPAAARELRHGRLHIDVGSREVLVGGEEVALTRKEFDLLCLLASHPDTVIPRKQLLQRVWGDSWSRRTVDTHVSSLRGKLGDSGWIVTVRGVGFMLGKP, encoded by the coding sequence ATGACCCACACATCGGCACAGGCGCTGCTCGACACCCGCCCGCCCGCCGGCCCCGCCCCGGCCCTCCCACGGCCCGCGCAGGAGCACGAGCCGGCCGCCACCGGCCCCGGCGCGGCCGTATCGATGCCCTCCGGGCGGCGCGTCCTCGTCGTCGACGCCGACACCGCCTGCGCCGACTCCCTGGTCACCCAGTTGCGCCGGCACGGCCACGAGGCCCTCGGCGTCCGGCGCGGCCAGGACGTGCTGCGCGCCCACGAGGACGCCGACCTGGTCCTCCTCGACCTCGAGCTGCCCGACCTGGACGGCCTGGAGGTCTGCCGCGCCCTGCGCGCCGTCAGCCGGGTGCCGGTCATCATCGTCACCGCCCGCGCCTCCGAACTGGACTGCGTCCTCGGCCTGCAGGCGGGCGCCGACGACTACGTCGCCAAGCCGTACGGCCTGCGCGAGCTGATGGCCCGGATCGAGGCGGTGATGCGGCGGGCCGCATGGCAGCCCGCCGCCGCCCGCGAGCTGCGGCACGGCCGGCTGCACATCGACGTGGGCTCCCGCGAGGTCCTGGTCGGCGGCGAGGAGGTCGCCCTGACCCGCAAGGAGTTCGACCTCCTGTGCCTGCTCGCCTCGCACCCGGACACAGTCATCCCGCGCAAGCAGCTCCTCCAGCGGGTCTGGGGCGACTCGTGGTCCCGCCGCACCGTCGACACCCACGTCAGCAGCCTCCGCGGCAAGCTGGGCGACAGCGGCTGGATCGTGACGGTGCGCGGTGTGGGCTTCATGCTGGGCAAGCCCTGA